The Vespula vulgaris chromosome 14, iyVesVulg1.1, whole genome shotgun sequence DNA segment GGAGATGTAAgagatatgaaagaaagaaaaaaaaaaaacagggaaGTATTAATTAGACGAAACATGAAATCTTTGTTGAAGTCACAGAATTTCGTACCATGAATATGTCTGTACAGGTAGTACTATTCCTACTCGTTAATCCttacgattataatattaataatggtataataaatacgcatagtatatgtgtatatgtatatgagtatatgtctgtgtgtgtgtatttatgcgttattataattagaatGAAAGTAATTAATAGAACCGGATAAAAATGACTTACTTTTAgatgaaattatgaataaatatgtatgtacgtcatgatcgatgataaaagtgctttcattttttttttagcataGGACACGAATCAATCAACGTCTTACATCTGAATATCATTGTTCTCTCAATTGATATCGTCTTTTTAAGATACATTAGGAAGAATCGTGCGAGATGAAACGAATACGTGACTCATTGTAATACGAAACGTACGAATGGAATTACAATTGTCAATGGACATTTCTCATcgctgtgtgtgtgtgtgtgtatgtgtacattatacgcatatcatatatacacgcTTATATAAGTTCCGTGTATAATTCGAAGTGCTTTGCGAATATATACAGTCGTTAcaataatcatataataatgcggatataaatattttttcttctttcattttggcCAATCCAATTCGTTGcatctatatgtatgtttacTTCCTTAAAGAGACACGAAGTCACGTTTCGTCGTGCAATTAAGTTTTCCCATTGTTTAATCGAGAGTTTCTTTTCCCGTTCGTGGAAGTATAAATGACAAAAAGCCGCATACtgtaaattaatagaaatcaTATGGTTAGtacgatatataaagattattgcgaaaaaaatatatacatatgcgtacACTCCCACGTACGCGCACATCACATGTACACGCACGTGCACGcgctctcctttcctttcgtaAAAACATATTTGCTAAAAACTTACGAAACAAAAATGCGGCGAATATCACTATAGGAACGATGCAAGctaaatcaattaaataacCGAATATTAAATTTCCAACCAAAGCGCCTAATCGACCCATCGTTAGAGATAAGGCTGCTGCCATTACCCTGGAAATAAAaccaatattaattaattaacatttaataaacattCTATATTCGTCGCCTAAATAGATTCTATGTAACTGTAGGATAATGCAAATCTAGGTTCATTAAAATCCTTAAAAAGCCGATAATACTATATTTCTAATACTATGTTTTCGTATTTCAAATCAAAATGAAACTGTttattcgtttgattttttttctgtttatatcACTTagataacaatatttaaattgtaCTAATGGAATAAACGAGGGATCCAAATTGGGTGTATATGATCACAGTTTGTCGCCAcgtgataaattaaaagaggaaaaattgCACATCTTATATGCGTGTCCCactaaatgataataaattatcgttaTGTATCGCGTTttctcgaataaataaatcagaaAGGTAACATTGTGTCGTTTGCTTACCTGAGATTCGTCGGAAACATGTCGACGATTATGCAATAAACTAAAGAGATGCCGAGCGACGTTAAAGCTTCAAAGATGCATGATAGTATTAGGTTCTGAGTGGAGTTTATGACGAAATAAAAACCTACGGTTACTGCACCGGAGACTAGCAGCGATAAGACTGTAATAAAAAGCAATTCATTACTGGTACCATCCATTACTTGCATCCATTTTTCTAGGTGTTAGAAGTCTAATTATCTTGCTAGAATTCTCGCTAAAAATGTAACCCTCTTTTTTACCCGGTCTTTTTTAGGCTCGGgacgaacaaatattttaaacaaaatttacttgtttcttttttctttttcttttttacataaaatatgttGCCATcacaaaaaatatagatttccgtttaaatgaaaaacaaagttGAGCTTGAAATGAGCTATTTCCCCCTtgaaatcaaataattcttatCTAAACAATTTCTCTCAAAAATTCCGTGTTTCCGAGATAAACACTTTTTACGCTGTATTTTGAATactcgatatatattatagtatagtattattatactatatgaAATATGATCTATAGACtcggaaaagaaatattgaaaacttGGCATATGcaataaaacataattttatagCGGTGATATGAAATAAGATTTAGAAAATAGAGATacagatatgtgtatatactttAGTATGAGACTTCAAAATCACATGGCGTTATAGTAACTGTTAATCTACATTTGGAATACTTACTTAGAAAAAATTTCGCTCCTAGTTTATGTACAAAAATCGGTAATATGATGGAACCGGGTATGCAGGCGAGACCAATATAAACGGTATGCAGATAAACGTTTACACCGATCGTTGTTTCGCATCCATAAGGATCCAAATTGGTTGCATTGTCTGAAAGCGCTGATACTATACAAACGGACGTGGTCTTGCCAGGATTATCATGCTCGAATTCTTCGAATCTAAAAATACATGATCGtgaaaaaattgtgaaatgaTCATGAAAAAGTCGTGACAAGATCGTGACAATATCGTTGCGTCGGGATTGTTGacacgaaaaaaatatcacttgcaaagtatatatttacctAGTAAATAACTCAGGGAACCAAACCATAAGAGTGTAGTAACTGCTAGTAAGACCGAATTGAATAGCGCAAGCAAGTAACGTATTACGAAGATAAGGAGGTTTGTAAAGAGACATCGTTAATTCCCAAACCTCCGAAAAAAGAACTTtcagatcttttttcttatgtagTTTCAACGACCTCGTGCTCTTGTCCTTATTGTTAGTCTTTTCTTGTAAGCACTTAACCTGGCAAAAGTGATTTTAAGAGAACAATTAGTCGGCGGATTGGGAGCTAatgaaattgtttaatttttacgaagaaacAAAGCTAATTACTGGGTATGTCTCAGGATCTTGACCAGTATTTTGAGCATAGATCCACTTGAATACTTCCAAGGCAGCGTCGGCTTCGCCGCACTCAAGCAAGAACTTTGGACTCTCTGGAAAAGCGAAGAGCCAAAGTCCCAAGACAATTGAAGGTAAGGCACAAAGTGCCACGAAGAGATTCCAAGATTTGAAGTGAAACATTTCTGATTCGTACCTGAGATCCAACGGTACGATTAACCAAGCGATTActgtaaagaaaatttttcttttttctttatccattATAATCCAATTTcttcgaatgaacgaacgatcaaacaggaaagttattaaaacttacgaggtaataatattacaccGACCGTCCAGAACATTTCCATCCAACAAAGGCACCTTTCGCGATATTTGGTCGGTTGAAATTCACCTAAATATGGGAAACAAATTCCCATCGCACCAGTCACCCtattcgaacgaagaaaattacgtTGATATTCGTTGGTTAAATGATCGTTCAATTATTTCTCGAATCTTTTTAAACGCGTTCGAAACGAATAGTTACATACGCGAATCCATTGAAAAACCGGAAGACTAGAAAGACCCAATAATATTGGACGAACGACGAAATGACGCCGACTATGCCGTCCATTAATAAGGTAGCTATCAGTACTACTTTTCTACCTTTGGTATCAGCCAGGCATCCCCATATATATGACCCAACCACCATACCTATGAATGGACGACAAGAGATTCGTTAAAACAATTTACTCGGTTAAcactataaatataatataaagtatgCTTCGATAATGCTTACCCAACATTGGAGATGCCGTTAGCCATCCTTTTGCAGTGGAATCCATTTCCAGGTCGCATTGTGCAGCCggtaaaacgaaagagagtaTTGTAACGCCGATGGCTGTATCCATGTAAATTAGCCCGCATATCGCCAGTAACATGTAGTGAAACTTTCCAAATCCTATTAATGAGTGAACgcaataaataagaaatgataaaCCCGACATATATGCATCTTCAGTCAAGacacttttttcattttaaagggGATCCAATAATGATCACTCGTATTATTGGGACGTTATAACGCAgtacgataaatttataaacgagATAATAAATTGATCGTTGGGATGACAAGATTATAATGACAATTTTGAAATTACTAAATCATATTTTTGACTTTAATCGAAAATGTCTAACGATAGTACCTTTCACATGGGTGGTTTAATGTTACAATACGATTGCTGATAAGAGACTAGGCGTTTTCTAATAGACGCGTATACGTATGtcgttataaaaatcatttctattaattgctaaactattaataaatttaatgaaaataaaatgcacGATGCTTCATCGAAGTAAGataaaggattaaaaattttaactcgataagatattattttttttatcaatgaacGTACCTGTTACGGTGATTGCATGCTCGAAGTCGGCACCTCCGTCTGCCAAGAAATCGAgtcctataaaaataataagaaataatgtacacaaatatacagacagacagacacacgCACAATTTAATTTGAAAGTTTATCGTAATTGTCACGACATTGTAACAACTTATTTCAATGGCTCGCGTAATGGAAAATAAgagatatttttcatcttgATCGTTTGCCTTGTTCGCATAATCTTTCTTCGTGGAAGAAACTTACCCATGATCGTTCGTGGTCAATCGAGACTTGTTCAAATCGCAAAGCGTCCTCGTCAGTTTCGGTGGTGCGGAGGTTACGACGAAGGACTTTGTTTGGGGGGTCCTGCAGGCAGTTACGATGATGCACTGTCGCTTTCCCGTACGTGTACCACGGTTTTGTCTTCTGCCGTAAAGGCTGCACGCCACGCTCATTGGTGAATACTCGGTGGTATCTGATCGCCGTCTTTATCGCTTAAGCGAATTCGACGATTTCCACCAAGAGAATTTTCTCCCGATGTCTTCTCACTTAAACCCCGACGAGATTCTCTTATTTCGGTCTTCCTTcgaaatcaaaagaaagaaactgatTGTTTTCTCCCCGATCTTGCCCGATCTCTATTTTAAATCGGCGGAACAAGCCAAAACCTTTCCCTTCTTCACTGTACCCTTAGGAATCGTGTCAAGAGTACACCAAAGAATGACAACCAACCGATCTTCCACCTTAGCCTAATCGCCGGTGAATGAACGCTACTGGACAGAAATCGATTCTACCTTCTTTACGTATCTCGAGCCCATTCCAGTAGCCCATTCTCTTAAGCGAGATAAGATATTATTACCCCTTCCCCGACGCaatccatcttttcttttttctccttctgtctttctctttctttctttctttctcttttttttttaaatcgtcatCGTCGAAAAAGATGAGACCTGATACTCCGTAATCCATAAAATACCTTTGACGGCAAAGCCAAGCGCGTTCGAAATCAATGATTAAAGTTTCAACGAAGAGTTCAACGATGATCTTCATTATGAacgattttaatttctcttaatCAGCCGATGATagttattttagaaatatactACTTATACtaaattcgatcttttttcttttcaccaaatttaaatatctcttCTTCGATCTCTCGGATTATCTCCgatgagataagaaaaaataatatttttggaGAATCCACGCTACAATACGTAAGATAAGAACTTtgtattatttccttttctttcttcgaaagaaGTTAAATCCTTAAGAAGACAATGGTCCACGTACGTCTCCATTGTCGATCATGTGAGCCATTATAAGGCATAAAGTTATAAGATCACCTGATGTGGTTCAATTTCCCTTTAAGATTTCGAGAAAGATCTTTATCTTGAACTACCAGTTAACAATTTCTGCATTTTTCTATCGTAAGAATATGAAAGTCATACCGACAACATGATCCATTTGTTTGAACTCGGTTAATTGACGAAAGATAACGAGTTCTTGTTTCATCGAAAGCAAGGATAGATACGTCATGAATCGCTACCTTTTTCATAGCTTCTTTCTGATATACGTCAGAATAAATATCTTGGATTATTAAGTCATTTTGATAACGAATGGGATCTTCATCTTCGCGTGAAAGAAGGCGAAGGTGAAGAGTTCTTCTCTTTATACTGAATCTAAGTATAtctcaaagaaataaaataaaacatatcaaCGAACGATACAGTCGATCTACAAACGACCAATTTATCTATCATTTATGCATTCTTCTTCAGAAAGAACGGAAAttcacgaagaaaatgaaatgtacgtttttctttttatctttctttttctttttctttcgaaacgatcgaacatGAATGGTTATTCGTCATGACGAGTAAGTAATTCCTTTGTCGAGTCAACTACGAATGTATCGTAGTTTGTCGATCTTTCGAGCTTCGTaagcgagagaaaatttttgcgaaatattttacgagGCTTAAGCTAAGCAAACATTTTTAAGTGCAATAAC contains these protein-coding regions:
- the LOC127069206 gene encoding synaptic vesicle glycoprotein 2B-like, which encodes MGLDFLADGGADFEHAITVTGFGKFHYMLLAICGLIYMDTAIGVTILSFVLPAAQCDLEMDSTAKGWLTASPMLGMVVGSYIWGCLADTKGRKVVLIATLLMDGIVGVISSFVQYYWVFLVFRFFNGFAVTGAMGICFPYLGEFQPTKYRERCLCWMEMFWTVGVILLPLIAWLIVPLDLRYESEMFHFKSWNLFVALCALPSIVLGLWLFAFPESPKFLLECGEADAALEVFKWIYAQNTGQDPETYPVKCLQEKTNNKDKSTRSLKLHKKKDLKVLFSEVWELTMSLYKPPYLRNTLLACAIQFGLTSSYYTLMVWFPELFTRFEEFEHDNPGKTTSVCIVSALSDNATNLDPYGCETTIGVNVYLHTVYIGLACIPGSIILPIFVHKLGAKFFLILSLLVSGAVTVGFYFVINSTQNLILSCIFEALTSLGISLVYCIIVDMFPTNLRVMAAALSLTMGRLGALVGNLIFGYLIDLACIVPIVIFAAFLFLCGFLSFILPRTGKETLD